The stretch of DNA TCGGTCTTTAATCATGCCCGCTCGTTGAAAAAAAGCGCTTCGAGAGAAGATAGCTACAACGAGGGAGGTGGGTTGGGACAGATATACAAAAGGAAATTCTGAACCTGTGCTTTCCAGCTTCCAGTCAGCGAATGAATTTCTCTCTGAACGGGATGTATCCCTTTCGTTcgtcgatcaatttttttcttacataaagTCGATTTGAAAGCGCTACCGAGATCGCGACCGAGCCCTCCGAGCGTcgcttcgaagaaagaaagagagagagatagatagatagacagacagacagagagagagagagagagagagagagagaggatagaaatagaaacaatacTGAGCTAGAAAAATAATCCACGATGAATCACGACAGTGCGAGAACGATCAGAGAGAACAGTTTGAGGAGACGGCTTCTGCCGAATCGACAGACTTTCGATATCGTTAAGAACAACTCGAACatttaaaattcgattttaacgTTGGACCGTCTCGTAAAAAACTCAACGAggttaagaagaaaaacgggAAGAGATTAAATATCGTCGACTCGTGGGATTCGCTGGCAAAATACGAGCTTATGTGTTGGTGATGTGTTGGTCGAGGATAGTGCTTCAAGAACAATGCGGTCTTCGCGATAACGAGGATCAAATCGGATcgtcggagagagagagttgaagAGGCTGAGGACTCCCTGGGAGGCTGAGAAAGTAAGTCCTGGGGAAGCGGATTCTTGCgattaaaaacgataaacATTCAGGACTCGAATTCGAAATAACGGAGACGACGACGGCGTTTTATCCAACGTAGACAACATGGGGAATGGCATGAACAAGGTGAGATAGGAATCAAATTCTAGGTTTTAAGAGATAAAACTGACATGAGTGAGGTATCTGCGTATATAGATAAGAAGGTTGAAAGATCAAAAGTATTTGTACTTTGAAGTATAGGTACTTCTACGTAAAAAGCCGCTTTTCATTTGCTTCATTTAAGCGAGGTAATTAGTATTAGCTACCTGCCGCGGTTAGCCTCCTGAAAAGAAATGCAAATCAATAGAGTGGCACTCGAGCTCGTGCTTTTCAAACTGGACATACATTACGAATATGCTGTTTTATTCAGAAACGTTCTGGGAAAGGAAGCAGAAAGTGAATGAGTCAgtcaacgagaaagagagaggaagggagagatagagagaagaagaaatttatttatttattacattgttaaatatataacacgTGATGGCACTTTTCGAAGTTAGCTATAGAAAAAACAAGCGACggattataataatcgtaataatctGACAACGGTTCAACAAGTAGAGCAATCAGTCGCGAAGTATGATGGAAAATTGTGCGGAATTACGAGTCGCAAGCATACAATATCCTTGAGCGGAAAAAGTTCAACGCGATGCATTGTGCAATAAACGAGGACGCTAAAGAAAACGGGTCGACGAtctaatcaatgaaaaaagcGGTTACGGTCAAGTGACCGAAGCATGATCTTTATAAGGAAAAACGCttgtcgaaataaaaaattagaagctACCGAACAACCAATGGCCAATTAATTATTCCCACTCTCTCGACGATGCTTTAATAAATGCATCGTTCGAGCTCCTTCGTGCCGATGAATTTCACTGACGTCCTTTTGCTTTAACCCTGAAAATTCTTTGACACAGTTCGCGAAAATATGTTGACGTATCGTGCGCAAAACGAAAGCCACGAGTTCTCAAAACACTCCTATTACATACTACGTAGCGTTGTACTAACTGACGAATATTTTTGGCAAATTTCCAGTCGAACGTAACGCTCGTTCGATCTTTAACTTTTGCAACACGCATATCGGCCTGATTagaatttctatctttctgttataataattgaaacgtCGTTCATAATCAAAGACATCCTCTCTTATTTTCATATCATTTAATTGCAAAAAATCGTTCTAACTTTTAAGAAAGATTGAATTGTCAAGAGACGATAAATTTGCTAATGCAATGAGATacaaaacgaaacgttttgttcgatctattaaaagaaaaatgaagattggatataaatacgttttatttatacaataagcaggtatcattaaatttctttcaattagcTGGCACATCTATAGTTCTCCGTAAAAGTGTAttataaagatgaaaattaaCATGCTTTGTCTTTCCGTACGTTTAGTAATTTATCTAACGTGAAAAATCTTTAcatagtttatatattattgaggCATTAAAATAAACGCCATGTTGCTTTTTTAACGATCGCGTGACACAttgaacgatcgatatattttgatttctgatatatatttatacgaaaacGTAGCGATAcgcgattattttattcaaatgatataataaataaaaatatacaacacACTAAAGatctaatattctttttttcaatatcgtaTTATTCGTCGCGTGCAGACGTCAATTAATAAAGtttcttgataaaattttGACAAGTACCCTTGTAAAAATCACCTTGCGGCAAGAAAAAACTTCGAACTGGGGCATCGAACTTTTTCCagtatatacgatatatcttttcttattaatctttttaagattattttaaacctttttatataatatttttgatagcATCTATGGGAATTTTGAAGCGACGTGTCACGCATACTATGACGATAAAGATTCCTGATAGAGCTCTATTgcgatttaaaaatcatttgtatTCGTTCGGTCGTTAAAAAAGTCATGCCACCAGTACGAGCTAACTTCTactaatatattcattaattccTACCTTTGCAATGTGTGTGCAGGTGCTTCCCGGCCTTTACATTGGTAATTATCAGGATAGTAAGGACGCAGATCAACTGGAAAGGTTCGAGATAACTCATATCCTGGCGATTCATGACACGGCTCGTCGATTACACTCTGTAAGTTATAGTCTAACGATAAATGATAAGcgtttcgatattaattatttatgaaataaaatagaaacaaagagagagagagagagagagagagagagagagatatgtattttctttcagaATAAGCATTACCTATGCATCTTAGCCGCCGACAGGCCGGATCAAAATTTATcgcaatatttttctctctgtaaCGATTTTATCCACGCTGCTCGTTTGCGCGGTGGCAATGTTCTAATACATTGGTGCGTATttaaaagatttgaaaaaacaaTTTGCAAACAAGCCCGATAAGATACTATTCCTTTTAGCCTGGCGGGCATGTCGAGAAGTGTGACGGTCGCAGTCGCCTATATCATGAGCACCACAAATCTATCCTGGAAAGAGGCACTTAAGGTCGTGAGGGTAGGTCGTTCCATCGCCAACCCAAACGCTGGCTTTCAACAACAACTCGAGGACTTTGAATCGAGCCGTCTTCAGGAGGTACGTTCACATAGAAGGAAatctttttgatatttcaaagataacGGAGGCATAGAGAATTTGCATTACAAATTGCCCCTTAAAAAATGGAAACACAAAGGATACCGAAGCGGAGATACGATAATATCGCCTTTCTTCgagtttaataataagaagttCTTCCTCACTTacaaatcgaacgatcgaagttTCTATTTTAATCGTCCTAAGAATCATATCGttgatttacaaaaataaatctcgTAATAtgaattcttataaaatttgcGAACTTCCATAAGACGtaatcgtttaatttcgtCCACAGGAACGACGAAGATTGAAGGAACGATTCCCTAGTCTCGCTCTTGCAGAATCCGACGCGGAAGCATGTAGAGCCACCCTTAAAAATTACGAGGCGTTGGTGCAAGCACGAGAAGTTTGCGAAGGCAAATGTGCCATGGGTCGTCCTTGTCCCACTGGTCTCTGCCGTCAACCGTCCAAGAGGTAAATTCTCTGTATTTATCTATtgcgatttataaaataagtatGTCGTATgaacatttgaaataaaacttgATTAAACTGATTATTTGATCGTCGAACGATACAATATTtacaaacaaaatttcaacGTAGGACTCCCAGAAGACGATCATCTTCCAGTAGTTCCGGAAATTTAACACCTGGTAGAACACCACCACAAACGCCAAGAATGCTTCCATCCGCACCACCCTCGCCAGCTCTACCTAGATCAGCCAGCGTTATGTCCGCTACTCGGCCAAGAAGCGGTCCTGCAGGTTTACATTCCTACACCGGATCTGCGCCTCCTTCCAGGTAATCCACACCCTCCTATTACACCTATCTAACGTTTAACTTCATGGAaaacatctttttttaatttcgatttttccGAATGTTCCGCGCCTAAAAGCAGGACGCACTTCGTACTTTGTTGATAATGTTGCTCGCGAGCGCCATCTATCggtttttttttacttttcatgaTAGGCAACACGGTACATCGTTCATGTATTATTGCGTTGCCTATTAAaaggaatcaaaaaaaaatgttcatatCTATGATGGTGCGCGCACTCACGATTATATAAGACTCATCAACTCATAAATCATCTTgttatctataaaaatgtcAAAAGTACAATGACAATGGAATGAAGAAACTCATTGAAAGGCGATAATGTGAGAAAATCTATGTTCATAGGGCCGTTTCGAGGGTGGATCTGTCAGCCGCCGTAGCTtgcagtagtagtaatacAAATTTGACTGCCGTTGGCAGATCCATCACACTTTCTGGTAGTAACTGGAGATTAACAGCGGGATCAGCACCGACCACACCAAGGCCGACACCTCCGGTATCGCCTCAACGATGGCCGAGACGACTTTCCAGGCAAACGCCACAATTACCTGTACCATCGGAAGCTCATTCCTCGATGACGTAGCAGCACAACAAGATCACTCTTTTCAGTCTTCTGGAACGAAGCCGAGAAATATCCACGAGAGAAACGGTGCAGATCTCTTCAACTTGTATTCAAGACGCGTTGTCTTGAATGTCTTCTCTTCCTTAACAAGTTTttcactctatctatctctctgtctgtctcttgctctctctctctctctctctctctctctctctctctctctctctctctctctctctctttcttctctttctttcttaatcaaTTTTAAGGTGGCCGCTTTGCGAAAAACCGACGATCGTCGAAGTTAAAATTTGTCGTGAGACAGGAAAGATCATAGGAGATATTAGGACTGATACtgctttttttaaataagtctAATAATAATCTGCTAATCTGCGATCGTTTCTGCATCTCTGCTTCAACTCGAATTCGATGTGTACTTACTACTTATTGGGTTAATCAGTCGCCTTATACGATGTCAATAAGTAACATGACATCCCGCGGCCAAGACGCAGAAAAAAACTGGCTAATTTGTATATCATACGGGTTTAACGGGTCGAGAGTATTTATGTTGGCAATTCGCGAGATTGAAAATACATTAGTGGGAAAAAAGAACTTCGACCGATTTTGTACGTTTGTAAAATCATTAATCGTCGTgctttcgaaacgaaaaacaaaaactcaATGGGCCGAGTGAAGAAGCAAGATTTTACTTGGAGAGAAGTTTTCTGATAAGTAAACATACGAtgagaattgaaagaaattttggaAGCGAAGTGTGATATGTTGTTTTATGACGTTATCCCATCACCAATTTTGTTCGCAACCGTCCAAATAATTGTTGGCTTTGTAGCGGGATCGCGCTGTTTATCGCGAATCGTTGTTGACACtctgaaaaatatacatataaacatatacatatacacatgacCGAGTGTCACGTTGTTATGAGAGGTTTTGAAAGAGTATAACACGTAGTTATATGTagattaacgaaaaaataaataaatatatatatacatgcatacatacatacatatatatatatatatatatatcacaagcACACGCACGACttataagtaataattgatataaaatgaaaagatacaTAAAAGTAGCACGAAATTTGGCAGACGTGTTTTGAAGATTCgctcgaatttatttattaaatgattcttttctctttatcttacaAATAGTCTCTCCTCGTTGCGTTTGTAATTaccaatctttctttttcctataaatttagaaaaaaagcagCGATTAAAGAGGAAACGCATAGACTACTTTGTCGTTCTTAATATTCACGTATTAATAAAtgtgtacataaatatgtatccgTCGATTTAAATACCGGATACTGGCTGTTATATTAgttgtaatattttgtaataacacCGAATATATTGTTTTCATAGGAACTTGCGTATTCGCTAAGTGAATAAGATGAACGCGAAAGTAAAGACGGCATAAAGCGATGTTTTTATCCAAGCAATCATCGTGTATTTAAGGCAATTAATTCCACTGACACTGAaggaaccaaaaaaaaaatcgcgtaGATTAGACGATAAATGCAATAAATTGTACTCGTATTTTTGTGCGCCTTTCGagaacgttcgatcgttctttctgCGAAATCTTCATGATACGCTCttgatttgaaaaagaaaaaagaaaaaagtaaaaacatcTATTATATCTCTCTGTAATTAGTGTAAAAATCATATCGTGCAGAAAAGTAATAACCGTATGACGACGAAGAGCCTCCTTCTTCCGTATATACAGATTTAGATGGTAGGATGTCGATGCATCAAGTCGCTTCGAAGTCGAAGAGTAACGTTCTCGAAGGTTTTCCATCGTCTGTCAAACATTAAACTAATTAATCTGTAGTATACACCCTATATTTTCTTGAACAAGCGGCTTAGCtgaagtaaatatataatattaatactattagaTCGGCGCGACGAATcgcgtaaaaatattatcgatcgtttcgttgtcaaaatgaaaatataccgGTGAAAAATCCACCCTAGtaagaaagtaaaacaaaaaaaacgtGTTCAAAATTCGTAATTGTGAATTTTGTGTTATCTTACAAAAGCTCTTCGAATAATCCGCTTGTTTGAAGATACAGGCAAAACatcttaaaaataacatattcTACTGTTGCAATATTCTACTTTTTTACAATGCGTTCATGTGCGCTAACCGCGCTATATGTATTACGTACGTAGATGCTCCATGAGAATTTTATTCGTGCTCTTTGGCAATTTCTAAACGTAAGGGAATTTCGAAATTGTAATAAAGAACGACGAATGTGTCGAGGATTTGTAGAAAACGatcggaagaagaaaatatctatttaacgCAAGTACGTGCgatttttctatcaaaaaatatcaaagtttaGAAGCAACATTGGGAAGGAAAGTTTTCTATcacgaaattatataaaattgtatcatTGTTTCATATCAATAGATCGCTggtcgataaaaatttgaaatcaaTATTTGTGCGAGATCGAGAGACggtatcaattatttttttacgattgatTATAATGTCGGTGATCGAGTGATTCAAAATTCTTGACGATTCTGGTCAATGAAACATCAAAGAACGTTAATGATGTCACgggaatgaaattttaaatccattacatttatttttctattctctcctcctcttgtTGTCATTGTCGATCTATTCTCCGAGAATAAATGCATAGAATATATGGAATGTTAATTACGATAAGAACTATTGAATGCTATGCCCTAACACATAACTTTGTTACTCACATAGAAGTGGCTAATTACtaattaagatattttatgatttaacTTAGTGACTTAGAAATGCTGATCATGATTATTAAGGAATATAAACGTTATGCATACGATTCAATTTCAAAATTCTATTCGAATCATGCTCGTCTCATGAGAAATATACtacttgaaattatttcattaaaatgtaATCTAATCTTTTTCGAATCTTGTTTTTAAACGATCATGATACGACTATGAAACATATTCGAACGGATACACCATTCATTATAATGCGAAGCCTAAAATTTGATTTCACGATCGTTCCAACCTGCGAAGTAATCTAAACTATTCGATTATTAGATGTATCGTTTATAGTGAACGAGAACGATATATGAAACGAGTCGCTCAAGTGTGAATATTTTTGGCaatattatgttaaaattgaatttaacgCTAATTTAACGTTAAATTTATACGTTGTTAATagctataaatatatatggaaTGGGcacttaaaaaattttacatacatatatcgacgtatacatatacgtcgATCATGCGATCAGCTTACAAAGTCAATCGTTTTAGATATTCATAGATGGACACAAATGCACCATTGCATTCGTTCAAGTATTTTTGATACATCCGAATAAATCTGTGATGCGTCTTATTTAAACGCACTACATTTCATATCATCGTTCATCGGTGTTACATCTCGATGAATTGTCTAATGTTAATTGAAAAGTATTATACTCGCATcatcgaaatagaaataaagtttGAAAAAGCTTGGCAACCATGATTCCATAACCATgactatgaaaaaaattacgttCGCTCGTTTACCTATACACATATTAAACCAATTTGAATTTCATCTTAAGTTCACCTTTCCATTCGATCACGTACACgtctttcatatatttttataaatccagGAGtgtaacagaaaaaaaaaaaaaaagagaaaaatacat from Vespula pensylvanica isolate Volc-1 chromosome 11, ASM1446617v1, whole genome shotgun sequence encodes:
- the LOC122632815 gene encoding dual specificity protein phosphatase 15 → MGNGMNKVLPGLYIGNYQDSKDADQLERFEITHILAIHDTARRLHSNKHYLCILAADRPDQNLSQYFSLCNDFIHAARLRGGNVLIHCLAGMSRSVTVAVAYIMSTTNLSWKEALKVVRVGRSIANPNAGFQQQLEDFESSRLQEERRRLKERFPSLALAESDAEACRATLKNYEALVQAREVCEGKCAMGRPCPTGLCRQPSKRTPRRRSSSSSSGNLTPGRTPPQTPRMLPSAPPSPALPRSASVMSATRPRSGPAGLHSYTGSAPPSRAVSRVDLSAAVACSSSNTNLTAVGRSITLSGSNWRLTAGSAPTTPRPTPPVSPQRWPRRLSRQTPQLPVPSEAHSSMT